Proteins from a genomic interval of Alteromonas macleodii ATCC 27126:
- a CDS encoding DUF2254 domain-containing protein, translated as MEAPITVDRLRFLLYSVKEKLWVKPLGFCLLSIFAVFVAKVADGTSLAEHIPEIKPESVETLLSIMASSMMVIATFSAGTMVNAYASASQSSTPRSLSLIISDDVSQNALSVFIGAFIYSAVALTAMTQAFFDEAGLFILFCLTCLAFSIVILTFIRWVDSVARLGRVGSTLLKVEHATTRAIKNRIDMPCLGAVPQEQIKEQGTHAIYTKQVGYIQLIDIAKLQHWADKNDGFINVAMLPGEFVSPERAIAYSNKKVVSDEIVDAFTIGEARSFEADPRFGFIVLAEIASRALSPSVNDHGTAINTISSITRLMLLWHKPKSETETENSQNDSAQHEEFKYDRISLPALNVNDLFDDAYTSIARDGAANIEVAIRIQKSLKTIKACFKDGGTSIERDFVEAASKLAKQSYERAKLALDYEDDIKRIERVYNDN; from the coding sequence GTGGAAGCACCGATTACCGTAGATAGACTGCGTTTCCTTTTATACAGTGTAAAAGAAAAGCTTTGGGTAAAACCTCTTGGCTTTTGTTTGCTCTCAATCTTTGCTGTATTCGTCGCTAAAGTAGCAGACGGGACTTCATTGGCTGAGCATATTCCTGAAATAAAACCCGAATCAGTTGAAACACTGCTTTCAATTATGGCATCTAGCATGATGGTGATCGCCACGTTTTCTGCAGGTACCATGGTTAATGCTTATGCTTCGGCCAGTCAGTCGTCAACGCCGCGTTCTCTAAGCCTTATAATATCCGATGATGTATCACAAAATGCTCTGTCAGTTTTCATAGGCGCTTTTATTTATAGTGCTGTAGCGCTTACTGCAATGACTCAAGCTTTTTTCGATGAAGCCGGGCTTTTCATTTTATTTTGTCTAACCTGTCTGGCTTTTTCGATAGTTATTTTAACTTTTATCCGGTGGGTAGACAGCGTTGCACGATTAGGGCGCGTGGGGTCAACGTTATTAAAAGTGGAGCACGCCACGACACGCGCAATTAAAAATAGAATAGATATGCCGTGCTTAGGCGCAGTACCGCAAGAGCAAATAAAAGAGCAGGGGACGCATGCCATTTATACTAAACAAGTGGGCTATATTCAGCTTATAGACATTGCCAAGCTGCAACACTGGGCTGATAAAAACGACGGTTTTATCAATGTTGCCATGTTACCCGGTGAGTTTGTTTCACCAGAGCGTGCCATAGCATATTCAAATAAAAAGGTAGTATCAGATGAAATTGTTGACGCATTTACTATAGGTGAAGCCAGGTCCTTTGAGGCTGATCCTCGCTTTGGCTTTATCGTACTAGCCGAAATTGCATCTCGTGCATTATCGCCATCGGTTAATGACCATGGTACTGCAATAAATACCATTAGCAGCATTACACGCCTTATGTTGTTGTGGCACAAGCCCAAATCCGAAACTGAAACCGAAAACTCACAAAACGATAGCGCTCAGCATGAGGAGTTTAAATATGACCGCATTTCATTGCCTGCGTTAAATGTGAATGATCTATTTGACGATGCTTACACCAGCATTGCCCGTGATGGTGCTGCTAACATTGAAGTTGCTATCCGAATACAAAAGTCACTAAAAACAATTAAAGCGTGCTTTAAAGATGGAGGTACAAGCATAGAAAGAGATTTTGTTGAGGCGGCGTCTAAGTTAGCGAAGCAAAGTTACGAACGTGCAAAGTTGGCATTGGATTACGAAGACGATATTAAGCGAATTGAGCGCGTTTATAATGATAACTAA
- a CDS encoding PepSY-associated TM helix domain-containing protein — translation MKASVIRSALEGHGWIGLFISIPLFIVFWAGSLTLFYPEIKAWSVLPHTEYRSVSDQLPLNNILDTVFSEYDVNTQQRMFVVLPTETMPLYELHLPVNETPSDKNALTSIYVDPVNGETVASIDSFHLADFLYGLHIDLNLPLGDHIVGIVTLFFTVVIFTGLVVQFKKLITHFFYYRGGSTTLRYQLTDMHNVVGVMSLPYTFMYALTGLMFNFGLISQIVTLLFIYDGDRTALLNDTGFPRVTESYTGIEREMPDLNTLIASWEEKENAKASSLRLTNYGDENALIRIIGQHRSNFSQRIDMTYRVRENEFSADLNPAERNAFADGTRFLYALHFGHFAGVDIRIVFFILGLGVCGLIVVGNMLWLTKFQNNRSISSRFKHSIFALTLGGCAGIVPATAFAFLLERVLGTDLNNRSFIVETAFFAVYAISIIGAFFTKHVHLAISRTALASGLILALLSLIEALGHNQAIIQFLNNGYTGPFSISFVSFAFACLLFWLGIKLSEKDEKSKE, via the coding sequence ATGAAAGCCAGCGTGATTCGTTCAGCCTTGGAAGGTCACGGATGGATAGGGCTATTTATTTCCATTCCTCTATTCATCGTTTTTTGGGCAGGCTCTCTTACTTTGTTTTACCCGGAAATCAAAGCATGGTCTGTTCTACCTCATACAGAATATCGTTCAGTCTCGGACCAGCTGCCACTTAACAACATATTGGACACAGTGTTTTCAGAATATGATGTGAATACGCAACAAAGAATGTTTGTAGTCCTTCCAACTGAAACAATGCCTCTATACGAGCTTCATCTTCCAGTAAATGAAACCCCGTCGGATAAAAATGCACTGACTTCAATTTATGTTGATCCGGTTAATGGAGAAACGGTAGCGTCTATAGACAGTTTTCACTTAGCTGATTTTCTCTATGGCCTCCATATTGACCTGAATTTGCCACTGGGTGACCACATTGTCGGTATTGTGACCCTGTTTTTTACCGTTGTCATTTTCACTGGGCTAGTCGTTCAGTTCAAAAAGCTGATCACGCACTTTTTCTACTATCGAGGTGGCAGCACTACTCTTCGATATCAACTTACAGACATGCATAACGTAGTAGGGGTCATGAGCTTACCCTATACATTCATGTACGCGCTTACCGGTCTAATGTTTAATTTTGGTTTGATTTCTCAGATTGTGACACTCTTGTTTATCTACGATGGAGACAGGACTGCGCTACTAAACGATACAGGGTTTCCAAGAGTAACCGAATCTTACACTGGTATTGAAAGAGAGATGCCAGATCTGAATACCCTTATAGCTTCGTGGGAAGAGAAAGAGAATGCAAAAGCTTCCTCGCTTAGGCTTACAAATTATGGTGATGAAAACGCGCTAATTCGTATTATTGGGCAACATAGATCGAACTTTTCACAACGTATAGATATGACTTACCGCGTGCGTGAAAATGAATTTTCAGCAGATTTAAATCCCGCTGAAAGAAATGCCTTCGCCGATGGGACACGTTTTCTGTACGCACTGCATTTTGGGCACTTCGCAGGCGTCGATATAAGAATTGTTTTTTTCATACTCGGGCTGGGTGTATGCGGTTTAATTGTTGTTGGCAATATGTTGTGGCTTACTAAGTTTCAAAATAATCGCAGTATTTCTAGTCGCTTTAAACACAGCATATTTGCACTTACATTAGGTGGATGTGCTGGTATCGTGCCGGCGACAGCGTTTGCATTTTTACTCGAGAGAGTGCTTGGTACAGATTTAAACAACAGGTCGTTTATTGTTGAAACTGCTTTCTTTGCGGTTTATGCCATATCGATCATAGGCGCTTTTTTCACTAAGCATGTACATTTAGCGATAAGCCGAACAGCACTGGCAAGCGGTCTCATTCTTGCACTTTTATCCCTTATCGAGGCACTTGGCCATAACCAAGCAATAATCCAATTTCTAAATAATGGCTACACCGGGCCTTTTTCAATTTCCTTCGTCTCTTTTGCTTTTGCCTGCCTGTTATTTTGGTTGGGTATAAAGTTGTCTGAGAAAGATGAAAAGAGCAAAGAATAG
- a CDS encoding tyrosine-type recombinase/integrase, producing the protein MPSKTNSSYLLTTQLVNSNSNSSSQPQDSSSATVPAFGIEYSRGKQHTSGSDDLTTSQCSSSDKNVESYYQDIFTKLPYNTQRAYISDYNEFAIFCKQAGLSGFKNNFEHNEICIKQYVEALCRSPLAYRTIKRRLSALSKFLGVAKLPNPIIRSAYLRDFIRLSLIENRKFRLSHKQAVPLTIDMLEQINNAIIPDSLLELRDLAIINLMFDALLRADELVRVCIEDISARNNTLLVVSSKSDQSGQGQYRYVSSSTISMVQEYINEANLDPKTKAIRLSSDLRGLHKGVLFRRLTNHKTALLPFDENIPSHKANVLNYSSVYRIWQRIAQRAGISENITPHSGRVGGAVSLAEDGASLPELQLAGGWQSPEMPGHYTKQANVKRGGMAKLSAKRKR; encoded by the coding sequence ATGCCCTCAAAAACTAATAGCTCATACTTGCTCACAACTCAATTAGTTAACAGCAACAGTAATAGCAGCTCACAGCCACAAGACTCAAGTAGCGCGACGGTTCCAGCTTTTGGTATCGAGTACTCTCGTGGTAAGCAGCACACGTCAGGTTCTGACGACCTAACAACAAGTCAATGTTCATCTTCTGATAAAAACGTTGAAAGCTATTATCAAGATATTTTTACTAAGCTTCCATACAATACACAACGGGCATACATTAGTGACTACAATGAGTTCGCAATTTTTTGTAAGCAAGCTGGATTAAGTGGCTTTAAGAACAACTTCGAACACAATGAGATCTGCATTAAACAATATGTTGAAGCGTTGTGTCGTTCTCCCCTAGCCTATAGAACCATTAAGCGTCGGTTATCTGCCCTTAGTAAATTTTTGGGCGTGGCTAAATTGCCAAACCCCATTATTAGATCTGCGTATCTAAGAGACTTTATCCGTTTATCGCTTATAGAGAATAGAAAGTTTCGCTTGTCTCACAAACAAGCGGTTCCGCTTACCATAGATATGCTTGAACAAATAAACAATGCAATTATTCCTGATTCTTTATTAGAACTCCGCGACCTTGCAATCATTAACCTGATGTTTGATGCATTGCTTCGCGCTGATGAATTAGTTCGAGTTTGCATCGAGGATATATCTGCGCGTAATAACACCCTGTTGGTTGTTTCTTCGAAAAGCGACCAGTCTGGTCAGGGTCAATATCGCTATGTTTCTTCCAGCACTATATCTATGGTTCAAGAGTATATTAACGAAGCTAATCTTGACCCAAAAACTAAAGCAATCCGCCTTTCTTCAGATTTACGCGGCCTGCACAAAGGCGTTTTGTTTAGACGACTAACAAACCATAAAACAGCACTTTTGCCATTTGATGAGAACATTCCCAGCCATAAGGCAAATGTACTTAACTATTCGAGTGTCTACAGGATTTGGCAACGTATTGCTCAACGCGCAGGTATTAGCGAAAACATTACCCCTCATAGTGGTCGTGTTGGTGGTGCAGTTTCTCTAGCCGAAGATGGCGCATCTTTACCCGAGCTTCAACTGGCTGGAGGTTGGCAATCACCAGAAATGCCTGGGCATTATACAAAACAGGCTAACGTAAAGCGTGGTGGAATGGCAAAATTGTCGGCAAAACGGAAAAGATAA
- a CDS encoding sugar phosphate isomerase/epimerase family protein, whose protein sequence is MNLSVCTITFRHQLISIAEIAKWSVANGFQGIELWGAHATNLEDQPEYGKEWLSSYALKTSMLSDYLPLFEGNDALYFKVHRLCRLAKHWGATKIRTFAGNEGSAAIPEDRKTLLFERLQLVCDWLSDYGLNLVIETHPNTYADSVGSTIELFEKVNKDNLQLNYDVLHVWESGADIISSCEQLAPYINHFHFKNISSSKHLSVFAPDNVYAAAGSREGMVPIFDGAVDYQRFIEYLYSKTTLRNIDSSLEWFGNNCKNILSQDRYKLQKMSQAATTAQAI, encoded by the coding sequence ATGAATCTTTCAGTATGCACTATCACTTTTAGGCACCAACTTATCTCAATCGCTGAAATTGCAAAATGGTCTGTGGCAAATGGTTTTCAGGGGATCGAATTATGGGGTGCACATGCTACGAATTTAGAAGACCAACCCGAGTATGGGAAAGAGTGGCTCTCAAGCTACGCGTTGAAAACATCCATGCTAAGCGATTATCTGCCACTTTTTGAAGGGAACGACGCTTTGTATTTTAAGGTTCATCGCCTTTGTCGTTTGGCTAAACACTGGGGGGCAACCAAGATTCGCACATTTGCTGGCAACGAAGGCAGCGCAGCCATACCTGAAGACCGAAAAACCCTGCTTTTCGAGCGGTTACAACTTGTTTGTGATTGGCTTAGCGACTATGGGCTTAACTTAGTTATCGAAACACACCCTAATACTTACGCTGACTCGGTGGGTTCTACCATTGAATTGTTTGAAAAAGTTAACAAAGACAATTTGCAACTAAATTACGATGTGTTGCATGTATGGGAATCTGGCGCTGACATTATTTCCTCTTGTGAACAACTCGCGCCATATATAAATCATTTTCACTTTAAAAACATAAGTAGCAGTAAACACTTAAGTGTGTTTGCTCCAGACAATGTGTATGCCGCAGCAGGCTCGCGAGAAGGCATGGTCCCCATTTTCGACGGTGCTGTAGATTATCAAAGGTTTATTGAATACCTGTACTCGAAAACAACTCTGCGAAATATTGACTCTTCACTCGAGTGGTTTGGGAACAATTGCAAGAATATCCTCAGTCAGGACAGATATAAATTACAGAAAATGAGCCAGGCCGCGACTACCGCTCAAGCCATTTAA
- a CDS encoding response regulator transcription factor, whose amino-acid sequence MDATKILIIEDDITLNKQIAALLKDRGFDVHQCHDGNQGLVTALRERFDLILLDVLLPNLNGFSLLSQLRKRKQTPVIMVTACGAEQERIKGYSNGADDYMPKPFSFVEMMLRIEALLRRSLNVKSNEVTRNSIVVDEITLDRRNLKANFAGKALDLTSTQFKLLWVLLENQNEVLSKPLLYQTVLERSFSRYDRSLDMHMSRVRKKLIEAGMSPTRLATQHGKGYLFS is encoded by the coding sequence ATGGACGCTACAAAAATTCTTATCATTGAAGATGATATTACTCTTAATAAACAAATCGCTGCCTTGCTAAAAGACCGAGGCTTCGACGTACATCAATGCCACGACGGCAATCAAGGTCTGGTGACTGCACTTCGTGAAAGGTTCGACCTTATTCTTTTAGATGTATTGCTTCCTAACCTAAATGGTTTCTCGCTGTTAAGCCAACTTCGCAAACGGAAACAAACTCCTGTCATCATGGTTACTGCATGTGGTGCCGAACAAGAGCGTATAAAAGGCTATAGTAACGGTGCAGATGACTACATGCCAAAGCCGTTTAGTTTTGTGGAAATGATGCTTCGTATTGAAGCATTATTGCGTCGCTCTCTAAACGTAAAATCAAATGAAGTAACGAGAAACTCGATCGTCGTTGACGAAATAACACTTGACCGAAGAAACCTGAAGGCCAATTTTGCTGGCAAAGCACTAGATTTAACGTCGACTCAGTTTAAGCTTCTGTGGGTTCTGCTTGAAAATCAGAATGAGGTTTTAAGCAAACCATTACTTTATCAAACTGTTCTGGAAAGAAGTTTCAGCCGGTACGACCGAAGCTTAGATATGCACATGTCCCGAGTGCGAAAGAAACTTATCGAAGCTGGAATGTCCCCTACTCGTCTAGCAACCCAGCACGGCAAAGGCTACTTATTCTCATGA
- a CDS encoding heparan-alpha-glucosaminide N-acetyltransferase domain-containing protein: MKLFYVPSHFGTPSINRQKTFDVAKGVAVLLMVMIHVLDFYGLPEVRFSAFGATVKFALGWPAASMFVFIMGIFVGLSPSSTLKADIKRAISLFVLGYALNFVRGTIPMWLSIKIGLVTYQDVAPHTPLSEFLIGDVFQFAGIALLLCTGLKHATNKISIWIGTAIAIAFLSHSVWDKYTSLPILNEFLKLFVGNEEAGVMFPIFPWAAYPIAGMAFGRFLKQQNKDTLNFVWCIKLGVVCVILGTGLTLTNPEYHIVTNLRSGPGIVLLMTGIVMLFIYTTHILIERFKQNYVVTLFAFWGKNVTALYVLQWILIGWGLMLVGLQQLTMTYTLVAMIVVLTACHYLVLPWHEYKAKSSKASKPHVSAVPLKP; the protein is encoded by the coding sequence ATGAAACTATTTTATGTACCTAGTCACTTTGGCACGCCAAGTATTAACAGGCAGAAAACTTTTGACGTAGCAAAAGGTGTTGCTGTTTTACTCATGGTTATGATCCATGTATTAGACTTTTATGGCTTACCTGAAGTGCGGTTTAGTGCATTTGGAGCCACGGTAAAATTCGCATTGGGTTGGCCAGCAGCATCAATGTTCGTCTTTATCATGGGGATTTTTGTTGGCCTATCTCCATCATCGACACTGAAAGCGGATATCAAACGAGCAATATCTCTGTTTGTGTTAGGTTACGCACTGAATTTTGTTCGCGGAACCATTCCCATGTGGCTTTCGATTAAAATTGGGCTCGTCACGTACCAAGATGTTGCTCCACACACTCCGCTGAGTGAATTTTTAATTGGTGATGTCTTTCAATTCGCAGGTATAGCGCTACTCCTTTGTACAGGATTGAAACATGCAACCAATAAAATCTCTATTTGGATCGGCACGGCTATTGCCATTGCGTTTTTATCACACAGCGTCTGGGATAAGTACACGTCATTACCTATACTCAATGAATTTTTGAAGCTTTTTGTAGGAAACGAAGAAGCGGGAGTTATGTTTCCTATTTTTCCTTGGGCGGCATACCCAATTGCTGGTATGGCATTTGGTCGTTTCTTAAAGCAACAAAATAAAGACACGTTAAACTTTGTTTGGTGCATTAAATTAGGCGTAGTTTGTGTAATCCTCGGTACAGGGCTCACGCTCACTAACCCTGAATATCACATTGTAACAAACCTAAGAAGCGGTCCTGGTATTGTTCTTTTAATGACAGGTATCGTGATGCTTTTTATTTACACCACTCACATACTCATTGAACGCTTTAAGCAAAACTATGTGGTTACGCTATTCGCTTTCTGGGGTAAAAACGTCACTGCACTATATGTTTTACAATGGATATTAATTGGATGGGGGTTAATGCTCGTTGGACTGCAACAGCTTACAATGACATATACTTTGGTAGCCATGATAGTTGTTTTAACGGCCTGTCACTATCTAGTATTACCTTGGCATGAATATAAGGCTAAGAGTAGTAAAGCGTCAAAGCCCCATGTTTCTGCCGTTCCTTTGAAGCCTTGA